One region of Eremothecium gossypii ATCC 10895 chromosome II, complete sequence genomic DNA includes:
- a CDS encoding uncharacterized protein (Syntenic homolog of Saccharomyces cerevisiae YKL068W-A): MSLPVGSPKHGKACCSLELCAPHGADVPRVSPYIPYHDEDEDLIVDFSTGSLQATSLKTWQVMEELMGRLERL, from the coding sequence ATGTCGCTCCCAGTCGGAAGCCCCAAACACGGCAAGGCTTGTTGCTCGCTTGAATTATGTGCTCCACACGGGGCCGATGTGCCGCGCGTGTCGCCCTACATTCCGTACCAtgacgaggacgaggaccTGATTGTCGACTTCAGCACCGGGTCTTTGCAGGCAACGAGCTTGAAGACATGGCAGGTAATGGAGGAATTAATGGGGCGCCTGGAACGCCTGTAG
- the CSM3 gene encoding Csm3p (Syntenic homolog of Saccharomyces cerevisiae YMR048W (CSM3)) codes for MSSVGPLEDEAAGTELGGSPADPATLTEIDPSAIQVRKTRTVVKLDCERLVSKKGLPYLLKNAPKHARISKRRDTYGNLCHVLQFYQLWAHELYPKAKFKDFVALCDRLGKTDRQLRAYRMQLIREELGLAAEGLDPPPQPLREHTGAGGSQPAGSVAQDTNTNADLSDDDLLYTTSRAAAASSTANPVPRSETPAALAGVDEAELLAQLAEMQRAAEEDVHESEDDEQLALMREMDEFM; via the coding sequence ATGTCGTCTGTTGGGCCGCTTGAGGATGAAGCGGCAGGCACAGAGCTCGGGGGCAGCCCTGCAGACCCTGCGACCCTCACGGAGATAGATCCAAGTGCAATCCAGGTCAGGAAGACGCGCACAGTGGTAAAGCTGGACTGCGAGAGGCTAGTGTCGAAGAAGGGACTGCCGTATCTGCTGAAGAACGCGCCGAAACATGCCCGCATATCCAAGCGCCGCGACACATACGGCAATCTCTGCCATGTTCTGCAGTTCTACCAGCTGTGGGCTCATGAGCTCTATCCAAAAGCGAAGTTCAAGGACTTTGTGGCGCTTTGCGACAGGCTAGGCAAGACGGACaggcagctgcgcgcgtATCGCATGCAGCTGATACGGGAGGAACTGGGCTTAGCGGCGGAGGGACTAGACCCtccgccgcagccgctgcgggagcacaccggcgccggcggctcTCAGCCCGCGGGTTCCGTTGCACAAGACACAAACACTAACGCCGACCTTTCGGACGATGATCTATTGTACACGACTTCTAGGGCAGCTGCCGCGAGCTCGACTGCGAATCCAGTTCCGAGATCCGAGACGCCTGCCGCGCTAGCGGGCGTCGATGAGGCTGAACTtctggcgcagctggcAGAGATGCAACGTGCGGCGGAGGAAGATGTCCACGAATCGGAGGACGACGAGCAGTTGGCGCTGATGCGCGAAATGGATGAGTTCATGTAA